The Canis lupus baileyi chromosome 29, mCanLup2.hap1, whole genome shotgun sequence genome includes a region encoding these proteins:
- the ITPRIP gene encoding inositol 1,4,5-trisphosphate receptor-interacting protein → MALGLFRVCLVVVTAIINHPLLFPRENATVPENEEEIIRKMQAHQEKLQLEQLRLEEEVARLAAEKEALEHVAEEGQQQNENRTAWDLWSTLCMILFLVIEVWRQDHQDGPSPECLGGDEDELPGLDGAPLRGLTLPNKATLHHFYEHCIRGATADAARTREFVEGFVDDLLEALRSLCNRDTDMELEDFIGVDSMYENWQVDRPLLCELFVPFVPPEPYHFRPELCCSRRSVPLGRQGYGQIRVVRADEGALGCVCGKTTLGDDMLCLLHGRSSVARPGGELESLLCAGDSPYLDTARVMKWFQMALTRAWHRIAHKYEFDLAFGQLDRPGSLKIKFRSGKFMPFHLIPVIQCDDSDLYFVSHLPREPSGEAPASSSDWLLSFAVYERHFLRVTSKALPEGACHLSCLQIASFLLSKQSRLTGRSGLGNYHLKTALLHLLLRRRPADWRAGQLDARLRELLRFLEKSLLEKKLHHFFIGNREVPDGMGLPEAVRRAEPLNLFRPFVLQRSLYRKTVDAFYEMLKNAPVLISEYSLHVPSDPGLPHKAAAL, encoded by the coding sequence ATGGCTCTGGGGCTCTTCCGGGTGTGTCTGGTGGTGGTGACAGCCATCATCAACCACCCACTGCTGTTCCCCCGGGAGAATGCCACAGTGCCCGAGAACGAGGAGGAGATCATCCGCAAGATGCAGGCGCACCAGGAGAAGCTGCAGCTGGAGCAGCTCcgcctggaggaggaggtggcccGGCTGGCAGCTGAGAAGGAGGCCCTGGAGCACGTGGCAGAGGAAGGGCAGCAGCAGAATGAGAATCGCACAGCCTGGGACCTGTGGAGCACCCTCTGCATGATCCTCTTCCTGGTGATCGAGGTGTGGCGGCAGGACCACCAGGACGGGCCTTCCCCGGAGTGCCTGGGCGGGGACGAGGACGAGCTGCCCGGCCTGGACGGCGCCCCGCTccggggcctcaccctgcccaACAAGGCCACCCTCCACCACTTTTATGAGCATTGCATCCGGGGCGCCACGGCCGACGCGGCCCGCACCCGGGAGTTCGTGGAAGGCTTCGTGGATGACTTGCTGGAAGCCCTGAGGAGCCTCTGCAACCGGGACACGGACATGGAGCTGGAGGACTTCATCGGCGTGGACAGCATGTACGAGAACTGGCAGGTGGACAGGCCGCTGCTGTGCGAGCTCTTTGTGCCCTTCGTGCCCCCCGAGCCCTACCACTTCCGCCCGGAGCTCTGCTGCTCCCGCCGCTCGGTGCCCTTGGGCCGCCAGGGCTACGGCCAGATCAGGGTGGTCAGGGCCGATGAGGGTGCGCTGGGCTGCGTCTGCGGCAAGACCACGCTCGGGGACGACATGCTGTGTCTCCTCCACGGCAGGAGCAGCGTGGCGCGGCCCGGCGGCGAGCTGGAGAGCCTGCTGTGCGCCGGAGACTCCCCGTACCTGGACACCGCGCGGGTCATGAAGTGGTTCCAGATGGCCCTGACCCGGGCCTGGCACCGCATCGCCCACAAGTACGAGTTCGACCTGGCCTTCGGTCAGCTGGACCGGCCCGGCTCCCTCAAGATCAAGTTCCGCTCGGGGAAGTTTATGCCCTTCCACCTGATTCCGGTGATCCAGTGTGACGACTCGGACCTGTACTTTGTCTCCCACCTTCCCAGGGAGCCCTCGGGGGAGGCCCCGGCGTCCAGCAGCGACTGGCTCCTGTCCTTCGCTGTGTACGAGCGGCACTTCCTCAGGGTGACCTCGAAGGCCCTGCCGGAGGGCGCCTGCCACCTCAGCTGCCTGCAGATcgcctccttcctgctctccaaGCAGAGCCGCCTGACCGGCCGCAGCGGGCTCGGCAACTACCACCTGAAGACGGCCCTGCTGCACCTCCTGCTCCGCCGCCGGCCGGCCGACTGGAGGGCCGGGCAGCTGGACGCTCGCCTGCGGGAGCTGCTCCGCTTCCTGGAGAAGAGCCTGCTGGAGAAGAAGCTCCATCACTTCTTCATCGGCAACCGCGAGGTGCCCGACGGCATGGGGCTCCCGGAGGCCGTTCGCCGGGCCGAGCCTCTCAACCTCTTCAGGCCCTTCGTCCTGCAGCGAAGTCTCTACCGCAAGACGGTGGACGCCTTCTACGAGATGCTGAAGAACGCGCCGGTGCTCATCAGCGAGTATTCCCTGCACGTCCCCTCAGACCCCGGCCTGCCCCACAAAGCTGCGGCCTTGTAG